The proteins below are encoded in one region of Nyctibius grandis isolate bNycGra1 chromosome 7, bNycGra1.pri, whole genome shotgun sequence:
- the NXPH1 gene encoding neurexophilin-1, which translates to MGFVLHISIYPFFLFSFFLFQVTCANLTNGGKTELLKSGSSKSTLKHIWTESSKDLSISRLLSQTFRGKENDTDLDLQYDAPETYSEQDLWDWLRNSTDLQEPRPRAKRRPIVKTGKFKKMFGWGDFHSNIKTVKLNLLITGKIVDHGNGTFSVYFRHNSTGQGNVSVSLVPPTKIVEFDLAQQTVIDAKDSKSFNCRIEYEKVDKATKNTLCNYDPSKTCYQEQTQSHVSWLCSKPFKVICIYISFYSTDYKLVQKVCPDYNYHSDTPYFPSG; encoded by the coding sequence ATGGGTTTTGTGTTACATATCTCAATatatcctttctttcttttttccttctttctttttcaggttACCTGTGCAAATTTAACAAATGGAGGAAAAACAGAACTTCTAAAATCAGGAAGCTCTAAATCCACACTAAAGCACATATGGACAGAAAGTAGCAAAGACTTGTCCATCAGCCGACTGCTGTCACAGACTTTTCGTGGAAAGGAAAACGATACAGATTTAGACCTGCAATACGATGCCCCAGAAACTTATTCTGAGCAAGATCTCTGGGACTGGCTGAGGAACTCCACAGACCTGCAAGAGCCTCGGCCCAGAGCAAAGAGACGGCCCATTGTCAAGACTGggaaatttaagaaaatgtttggcTGGGGCGATTTTCATTCCAACATCAAGACTGTGAAGCTAAATCTGTTAATAACGGGGAAAATCGTTGACCACGGCAATGGGACGTTTAGTGTTTACTTCAGGCATAACTCCACTGGTCAAGGGAACGTATCTGTGAGCCTAGTGCCCCCTACAAAAATAGTGGAATTTGACTTGGCACAACAGACGGTGATTGATGCCAAAGATTCCAAGTCCTTTAACTGTCGAATCGAGTATGAAAAAGTTGACAAGGCTACCAAGAACACACTCTGCAACTATGACCCTTCAAAAACCTGTTATCAGGAGCAGACCCAGAGCCATGTGTCATGGCTCTGCTCCAAGCCCTTTAAAGTAATCTgtatttacatttccttttataGTACAGATTATAAACTAGTACAGAAGGTGTGTCCTGATTACAACTACCACAGTGACACACCCTACTTCCCATCAGGGTGA